The Fusobacterium pseudoperiodonticum DNA window TTTTGTTTGTAAATAAGAGTTCCTATATATGCAGTTAAAGGAACAGAAATTAAGATTCCTATACTTCCACAAACAGATCTCATAATCTCCACTGCTATGTCTTGGAAATTTAAAAGTCTAATAATTGGATATTCTCCTGCTTGTGCATATACAAGAAGTAAAGTAAATACTGAGCTTGCAATGTAGGCTAAGATTAAAGTATTAATCATAGTTCCTATTATATCAGTACCTATATTTATAACAGATTTAAACATAGATTTTTGAGACATATTTGGATTTGTTTCATGCAATTCATTTATAGATGAAGCTATAGATACTGCCACGTCCATTACAGCTCCTAAACTTCCTATTATTACTCCTGCTGGTATTACTTCTTTTAAATTTATATTCTTTAAAATGCTTGCTGATGATAAAAGCTCAGGATCTAAATAGCCATTAAGACGCATTCTATATGTAAATATATATGAAAGTACTCCTGCTACTAATACTCCTCCTATAACTCCAAAAAGAGATACAAAAAACTTTTTATTCATACCCACAGTGTAATATATCGTCACTAAAGATGAGAATATAGCAGTTATAACAGCAAAAAGTATGGGACTATATCCATTAAATACAGCAGGTATGAATACTTTTACGATAAAAGCCACAGTTACTATTAAGGCAAAAAGTGCTTTTAAACCATTTTTTCTTGCAATCACAAGAACAAGTGCTACAAAAATTATTCCCATAATATAGATTTCCATTCTCTTATCTACATCAGAGATATAGTATTGCATTTGCATTTCATCATTGCCGTAATCATCAAAAGTTTTGAAAACTACAACTCTATCTCCAACCTTAACATCTATATTGTATTCTTTAGCTGTGTATATAGGAAAATCTATTTCTACAATCTCTCCCTTATCTACACCTTCTAAAAGTTTTACATTAAATTTTTGTAATTTTGCTATCCCCTCTTCATCTGATTTCTCTTCAGATATAAGTTCTATAACCTTTCCAGATAAATACTCTTCCTTAGTATCCTCTGCAAAGATTAAAACTGAACTCAATAAAAATATTATAAGTACAAAAAACTTTTTCATAAATTTCACCCTCTTATAAGCAATGAGACTGTTGTAAATTAATAAGAAGTAAAAAATAGTTCGTTACTGAGTAGATTTCTTAACGATAAAAAATTAACGTTTCGCTGTAAATTCGACCAACTCGCTACGCTCAGACATGTCGACATTTACTCGGCTCACTTGCTTTAATTTTTTATCTAAAATCTACATTCGTAACTCACTTATTTTTTTACTTTAGATTGAAATTTAATTTTCAACATTCTCATTTTTTCTTATTAATTAAAATAAAAATAGAGGGATAAATTTCTTATCCCCCTTATTAATAGTACTATTTTCTGATACCTAATTTAGCTATTAAAGCTCTGTATCCTTCAAGATCTTTCTTAGTTAGGTAAGCAAGTAATCTTTTTCTTTGCCCAACCATTTTAAGTAATCCTAATCTTGAGTGAAAATCTTTCTTGTGCACTCTTAAGTGTTCTGTTAAGTGATTAATTTTTTCAGTAAGTAGAGCTATTTGAACCTCAGTAGATCCAGTATCTGCTTCTGATTTTCCAAATTCTTTAATAATTTCTGCCTTTGTTCTCATTTTATTCCTCCTAATATTTAATATCTAAGCTAAGTAATACATAGGCTAATTGTAAAACCGAGCTTAAATTACCTGACTATTCTAACAAAAATATTTAAATATGTCAACATTTTAAATATTTTCATCTTCCATTATAGCTTCAAATTCAGGTCCCATAATAGTTTCTTTTTCAAGTAAAACTTTTGTTACAGCTTCTAATTTATTTCTATGAGTATTCAAGATATCTATTGCCTTTTGATATGCTTCATTAAGCAATCTTCTTACTTCATCATCAATTTCTTTTCCTGTTTCTTCAGAATAATATTTTCTTTGGAACATATCTCCATCTTGAGTTCCATCTAATAGGATAGGTCCAAATTTTTCTGTCATTCCTATTTGTGTTACCATAAAACGAGCTATTGCACTTGCTCTTTTAATATCACTACTAGCTCCTGTAGTAATTTGATCTTTACCAAAAATAATTTCCTCAGCTGCTCTTCCACCATAAAATTCTGCCATCTCATTTAAAAAATACTTTTTAGAACGATACATT harbors:
- a CDS encoding YibE/F family protein produces the protein MKKFFVLIIFLLSSVLIFAEDTKEEYLSGKVIELISEEKSDEEGIAKLQKFNVKLLEGVDKGEIVEIDFPIYTAKEYNIDVKVGDRVVVFKTFDDYGNDEMQMQYYISDVDKRMEIYIMGIIFVALVLVIARKNGLKALFALIVTVAFIVKVFIPAVFNGYSPILFAVITAIFSSLVTIYYTVGMNKKFFVSLFGVIGGVLVAGVLSYIFTYRMRLNGYLDPELLSSASILKNINLKEVIPAGVIIGSLGAVMDVAVSIASSINELHETNPNMSQKSMFKSVINIGTDIIGTMINTLILAYIASSVFTLLLVYAQAGEYPIIRLLNFQDIAVEIMRSVCGSIGILISVPLTAYIGTLIYKQK
- the rpsO gene encoding 30S ribosomal protein S15; this translates as MRTKAEIIKEFGKSEADTGSTEVQIALLTEKINHLTEHLRVHKKDFHSRLGLLKMVGQRKRLLAYLTKKDLEGYRALIAKLGIRK